The Candidatus Caccoplasma merdavium genome has a segment encoding these proteins:
- a CDS encoding glutamine synthetase III: MSTLRFQVLDEAFKRKAVVLDAEDKRPSEFFGEHVFGRAAMAKYLSKRTYNAIIDAIDNGTPLSREYADGVATGMKQWAMEQGATHYTHWFQPLTGGTAEKHDAFIEFDKGAVIEEFSGKILIQQEPDASSFPSGGIRNTFEARGYSAWDPSSPAFVVGDTLCIPTVFISYTGEALDYKTPLLKAISALNEAAVKVCRFFDENVTKVFSYLGWEQEYFLVDEALYAARPDLVLTGRTLMGHDSAKNQQLEDHYFGSIPTRVISFMSDLERECLKLGIPVKTRHNEVAPNQFEVAPIFEETNLANDHNLLLMSVMKKVARRHNFRVLLHEKPFKGINGSGKHNNWSMGTNTGVNLLAPGKSGVENLQFVTFLVNVLMAVYKHNDLLKASICSATNAHRLGANEAPPAIVSVFLGKQITEVLDKLEVATTDEAITMDPKSGLKIGVAHIPEIFLDNTDRNRTSPFAFTGNRFEFRAVGSSANCGAAMIVLNTAVAAQLNDFYAEVSKLIAAGTQKEKAIFTVIRSLIKECKAIRFDGNGYSDEWKAEAARRGLDCETSVPLNFDAYLRPENVKIFTDTKVMSEVELHSRCEVKWETYTKKIQIEARVLGDLAMNHIVPVASRYQSILLDNIAKFNSLFPADEAKALAAQDVEVVRKVSKHITTVITKVDAMVDARKVANKIANEREKAIAYHDTVVPLMDEIRYHIDKLELIVDNEMWPLPKYRELLFIR, encoded by the coding sequence ATGAGTACATTAAGATTTCAAGTCCTTGATGAAGCTTTTAAACGAAAAGCTGTTGTTCTTGATGCGGAAGACAAACGCCCGTCGGAATTTTTCGGTGAACATGTGTTTGGCCGTGCAGCCATGGCCAAATACCTCTCCAAGAGAACCTACAATGCCATCATCGATGCCATCGACAACGGAACGCCCCTGAGCCGTGAGTATGCCGACGGTGTGGCCACCGGTATGAAACAGTGGGCCATGGAGCAGGGGGCCACCCACTATACCCACTGGTTCCAACCTCTTACCGGAGGCACTGCCGAAAAGCACGATGCTTTTATTGAGTTTGACAAAGGCGCCGTTATTGAAGAGTTCTCGGGAAAAATCCTTATCCAGCAGGAACCCGATGCTTCGAGCTTCCCCAGTGGCGGTATCCGCAACACGTTCGAGGCCCGTGGTTATTCGGCATGGGATCCCTCGTCTCCCGCTTTTGTCGTGGGTGACACTTTGTGCATTCCCACCGTATTCATCTCATATACCGGAGAAGCACTCGACTATAAGACGCCGTTGCTCAAAGCCATCTCGGCCTTGAACGAAGCCGCTGTGAAAGTGTGCCGCTTTTTCGATGAAAATGTGACGAAAGTCTTCTCTTATCTCGGCTGGGAGCAGGAATATTTCCTCGTTGATGAGGCGCTCTATGCCGCTCGTCCCGACCTGGTGTTGACCGGTCGCACCCTCATGGGCCACGACAGTGCCAAGAACCAGCAGCTCGAAGACCACTACTTCGGTTCGATACCCACACGGGTCATCTCCTTCATGTCCGACCTCGAACGCGAATGCCTGAAACTTGGCATTCCCGTCAAGACCCGTCACAATGAAGTGGCTCCCAATCAGTTTGAAGTGGCTCCCATCTTTGAGGAGACCAACTTGGCCAACGACCACAACCTCCTGCTCATGTCGGTCATGAAGAAAGTGGCCCGCCGTCACAACTTCCGTGTCTTGCTGCACGAGAAACCCTTCAAGGGCATCAACGGATCGGGCAAACACAACAACTGGTCGATGGGCACCAATACGGGTGTGAATCTGCTTGCTCCCGGAAAGAGCGGTGTGGAGAATTTGCAATTTGTAACCTTCTTGGTGAATGTGCTGATGGCGGTTTACAAGCACAATGACCTGCTCAAAGCCTCTATCTGCTCGGCTACCAATGCTCACCGTCTGGGCGCCAATGAGGCACCTCCCGCCATTGTTTCGGTCTTCCTTGGCAAGCAGATTACCGAGGTTCTCGACAAGCTCGAAGTTGCTACGACCGACGAGGCCATCACGATGGACCCCAAGAGCGGTCTCAAAATCGGCGTGGCACATATTCCCGAGATATTCCTCGATAATACCGACCGCAACCGTACGTCGCCTTTTGCCTTCACCGGTAACCGCTTTGAGTTCCGCGCCGTCGGTTCGTCGGCCAACTGCGGTGCCGCCATGATTGTGCTCAATACGGCAGTGGCTGCCCAGCTCAATGATTTCTATGCCGAAGTGTCGAAGCTCATTGCCGCCGGTACTCAGAAAGAGAAAGCCATCTTCACCGTTATCCGTTCGCTCATCAAGGAGTGCAAGGCCATTCGTTTCGATGGCAACGGTTACAGCGATGAGTGGAAAGCCGAAGCGGCCCGCCGCGGTCTCGACTGCGAGACGAGTGTGCCTCTCAACTTCGATGCCTATCTGCGTCCGGAGAACGTGAAAATCTTCACCGACACCAAGGTGATGAGCGAGGTAGAGCTGCACTCCCGTTGCGAAGTGAAATGGGAAACATACACCAAGAAGATCCAGATCGAGGCCCGTGTGCTTGGCGACCTGGCCATGAATCACATTGTGCCGGTTGCTTCGCGCTACCAGTCGATATTGCTCGACAACATCGCCAAGTTCAACTCGCTCTTCCCGGCCGACGAGGCAAAAGCTCTCGCCGCCCAGGACGTGGAGGTGGTGCGCAAAGTGTCGAAGCACATTACCACGGTGATTACCAAGGTCGATGCGATGGTCGATGCTCGCAAGGTCGCCAATAAGATTGCCAACGAACGCGAAAAGGCCATTGCATATCATGATACCGTGGTACCTTTGATGGACGAGATTCGCTATCATATCGACAAACTCGAACTTATTGTCGACAATGAAATGTGGCCTCTGCCCAAGTATCGCGAACTGTTATTTATCCGTTAA
- a CDS encoding ammonium transporter has translation MDKYIKSLMRLFMIVAILGISGIFSDVVAQEPMAEVAVETLVDTPTLDSGNTAWIMVATILVLLMSIPGIALFYGGLVRQKNVLSVIMQTLFIVGVVSILWVAFGYSWAFGTGFMESGNPLKAVIGGFDKVFLRGITLDTLTVGNIPELTFVMFQCMFAIITPALILGAFAERIKFSGYTLFIILWVIIAYFPMAHWVWGGGFLQQMGAIDFAGGTVVHINAGISALVMAIMLGKREDYRIGHPITPHNITFVFMGTSFLWLGWFGFNAGSGLAADGLAANAFLVTHVATAVAAVTWLVIDWLCNKKPTTVGACTGAVAGLVAITPAAGTVDLLGAFFIGLITPIVCFFMVAVVKPKFKYDDALDAFGVHGVGGIVGSILTGVFATRYITGEDGVQGALYGDWHQLWIQVFATVVSMVFSAVVTFILYKIVDKTVGIRADRRVEDEGLDIYEHGESAYN, from the coding sequence ATGGATAAATATATAAAAAGCCTGATGCGATTGTTTATGATCGTGGCAATACTGGGCATCTCGGGAATATTTTCCGATGTAGTCGCCCAAGAACCGATGGCCGAAGTTGCGGTCGAAACCCTTGTCGACACTCCCACGCTCGATAGTGGAAATACGGCCTGGATAATGGTGGCAACCATTCTTGTGTTGTTGATGAGCATTCCCGGCATTGCTCTTTTTTACGGCGGTCTTGTACGCCAGAAAAACGTGTTGAGCGTGATCATGCAGACCCTTTTTATTGTCGGTGTCGTTTCGATTTTGTGGGTGGCTTTCGGGTATAGCTGGGCCTTCGGAACCGGTTTTATGGAGTCGGGCAACCCGTTGAAAGCCGTGATTGGAGGTTTCGACAAAGTCTTCCTGCGAGGCATAACCTTGGATACCCTCACCGTAGGGAACATTCCCGAATTGACCTTTGTCATGTTCCAATGTATGTTTGCCATCATCACACCCGCCCTTATCTTGGGCGCATTTGCCGAGCGCATCAAGTTCTCGGGCTATACCCTCTTCATCATCTTGTGGGTGATTATAGCCTATTTTCCCATGGCTCACTGGGTGTGGGGCGGTGGTTTCCTGCAACAAATGGGAGCCATTGATTTCGCCGGAGGAACGGTGGTACACATCAACGCCGGTATCTCGGCACTGGTCATGGCCATCATGCTGGGTAAACGCGAAGATTATCGCATCGGTCACCCTATCACGCCCCACAATATTACGTTTGTTTTTATGGGAACGTCGTTCCTGTGGCTGGGGTGGTTCGGATTCAATGCCGGTAGTGGTCTTGCCGCAGACGGATTGGCCGCCAACGCCTTCCTGGTAACCCATGTAGCCACGGCTGTTGCCGCCGTCACCTGGTTGGTTATCGATTGGCTTTGCAACAAGAAACCCACCACGGTCGGTGCGTGCACCGGTGCTGTGGCCGGATTGGTGGCCATTACACCGGCTGCCGGCACGGTTGATTTGCTGGGTGCCTTCTTTATCGGTCTCATTACACCCATTGTCTGCTTCTTTATGGTGGCCGTGGTAAAACCGAAATTCAAATACGATGACGCTCTCGATGCTTTTGGCGTACATGGTGTCGGAGGTATTGTAGGGTCGATTCTTACCGGTGTTTTTGCGACACGTTATATTACCGGTGAAGACGGAGTACAAGGAGCATTATATGGAGACTGGCATCAGTTGTGGATACAAGTTTTTGCCACAGTGGTGTCGATGGTGTTCAGTGCCGTGGTAACCTTCATCTTGTATAAGATAGTCGACAAGACGGTTGGTATCCGAGCCGACAGACGGGTCGAAGACGAGGGTCTCGACATTTACGAACACGGAGAGTCGGCCTACAACTAA
- a CDS encoding P-II family nitrogen regulator — translation MKKIEAIIRKSKFDDVKDALLEADIEWFSYYDVRGVGKSRQARIYRGVMYDTSSIERTMISLVVRDKNVEKTVQAIMKAAHTGEIGDGRIFVMPIDDAIRIRTAERGDIALYNAEQEE, via the coding sequence ATGAAAAAAATAGAAGCAATTATACGCAAGAGCAAGTTTGACGATGTGAAAGACGCATTGCTCGAAGCCGACATCGAATGGTTTTCTTACTATGATGTGCGTGGTGTAGGCAAATCGCGTCAGGCACGCATCTATCGCGGGGTAATGTACGATACCAGTTCCATCGAACGCACCATGATTTCGTTGGTTGTCCGAGATAAGAACGTAGAGAAGACCGTGCAGGCCATCATGAAAGCCGCACACACCGGTGAGATAGGCGACGGCCGCATATTTGTCATGCCCATCGACGATGCCATACGCATTCGCACGGCCGAGCGCGGCGACATAGCGCTCTATAATGCCGAGCAGGAAGAGTAG
- a CDS encoding LL-diaminopimelate aminotransferase, whose product MALVNEQFLKLPESYLFTEIARKVNAFKLVHPEARIIRLGIGDVTRPLPPTVIAALHKAVDEMAHVETFRGYGPEQGYRFLIDAIIKNDYESRGVRLSPSEVFISDGAKSDTGNIGDILSKDNRVAITDPVYPVYVDTNVMGCRAGDLLPDGRWSDIAYIPCCAENNFVPALPTEKPDIIYLCYPNNPTGTALTKSELKKWVDYALKNDVLILFDAAYEAFITDKDVPHSIYEIRGAKQVAIEFRSFSKTAGFTGLRCGYTVIPRELNAYRFNGERVDLNRLWNRRQSTKFNGTAYIVQRAAEAIYTPQGQKEIRENIAYYMDNARIIREGLSSLGLDVYGGVNAPYIWLKTPGGTDSWKFFDRLLFECHIVGTPGVGFGPGGEGYLRLTAFGDKEEVKEAVERIKKWKI is encoded by the coding sequence ATGGCATTAGTAAACGAACAATTTTTAAAACTTCCCGAGAGTTACCTCTTCACCGAGATTGCACGCAAGGTCAATGCCTTCAAACTGGTGCACCCCGAAGCCCGCATCATACGACTGGGTATAGGCGATGTGACCCGTCCGCTTCCGCCCACCGTCATTGCCGCTTTGCACAAGGCCGTAGATGAGATGGCTCATGTCGAGACGTTCCGTGGGTATGGCCCCGAGCAAGGTTATCGTTTTCTCATCGATGCCATTATCAAGAACGATTATGAGTCGAGAGGGGTGCGTCTCAGTCCCTCGGAGGTATTCATCAGCGATGGTGCCAAGAGCGATACGGGAAATATTGGTGACATACTGAGCAAAGACAATCGTGTGGCCATTACCGACCCGGTTTATCCGGTTTACGTCGATACCAATGTCATGGGTTGCCGGGCCGGCGATTTGCTGCCCGACGGCAGATGGAGTGACATAGCATACATTCCCTGTTGCGCCGAGAATAATTTCGTCCCTGCACTGCCGACGGAAAAACCCGACATCATCTACCTCTGTTACCCCAACAATCCTACGGGAACCGCACTCACCAAAAGCGAATTGAAGAAATGGGTCGATTATGCGCTGAAAAACGATGTGCTTATTCTTTTCGATGCGGCATACGAGGCATTTATAACCGACAAAGATGTGCCCCACAGCATTTACGAAATCAGAGGCGCCAAACAGGTCGCCATCGAGTTCCGCAGTTTTTCCAAAACAGCCGGGTTTACCGGATTGCGATGTGGATATACCGTCATACCCCGGGAGTTGAATGCCTACCGCTTCAATGGCGAACGTGTCGACCTGAATCGCCTGTGGAACCGGCGTCAGAGCACGAAGTTCAATGGTACGGCCTACATCGTGCAACGGGCGGCCGAGGCGATTTACACCCCGCAAGGGCAGAAAGAGATACGCGAGAATATCGCCTATTATATGGATAATGCCCGCATTATTCGGGAAGGACTCTCTTCGCTGGGGCTCGACGTGTATGGCGGCGTGAATGCCCCCTACATTTGGTTGAAAACACCGGGCGGAACCGACTCGTGGAAATTTTTCGACCGCCTATTGTTTGAGTGTCACATCGTGGGAACTCCCGGCGTAGGATTCGGCCCCGGTGGTGAAGGTTATCTGAGGCTCACCGCATTTGGCGATAAAGAAGAGGTAAAAGAGGCCGTGGAACGAATTAAAAAATGGAAAATATAG
- a CDS encoding diaminopimelate epimerase, with protein MEFTKMHGAGNDYVYVDCTRHPLSCPEQWAKSISDRHFGIGSDGLVLILPSAVADFRMRMFNADGSEAQMCGNASRCVGKYVYDNGLTDKTEISLETKAGIKKLSLAISDGKVSSVCVDMGEPVLDPCRIPVALSAKDAVAVPIELCGTTYTMTCVSMGNPHAVIFVPSLGAIDVHALGPVAECHPLFPERCNIEFAEVLSPERIAMRVWERGAGETLACGTGACATLVAAVLNRLTRRKARLELLGGNLDIEWGDDHHVYMTGGAVTVFKGEWLL; from the coding sequence ATGGAATTTACCAAAATGCACGGAGCCGGAAACGATTATGTATATGTCGATTGTACGAGACACCCCCTTTCCTGTCCCGAACAATGGGCCAAAAGCATTAGTGACCGTCATTTTGGCATTGGATCCGATGGCTTGGTGTTGATTCTGCCATCGGCGGTGGCCGATTTCCGTATGCGCATGTTCAATGCCGATGGTTCCGAAGCACAGATGTGCGGTAATGCATCACGTTGTGTGGGTAAATATGTATATGACAACGGTCTTACCGACAAAACCGAAATCTCACTCGAAACCAAAGCCGGAATCAAAAAGCTGAGCCTTGCAATTTCCGACGGGAAAGTTTCGTCGGTATGTGTCGATATGGGGGAGCCGGTGTTGGACCCTTGTCGCATTCCTGTCGCCTTGTCAGCAAAAGATGCTGTTGCGGTGCCCATCGAACTCTGTGGGACGACCTACACGATGACTTGTGTCTCGATGGGAAATCCGCATGCAGTTATTTTTGTCCCCAGTTTGGGTGCAATTGATGTCCATGCCTTGGGGCCGGTTGCAGAGTGTCACCCGCTTTTCCCCGAACGCTGTAATATCGAGTTTGCCGAGGTCTTGTCGCCCGAGAGAATTGCCATGCGAGTGTGGGAACGGGGAGCCGGAGAGACCCTGGCTTGTGGAACCGGGGCATGTGCCACGCTGGTTGCGGCTGTTTTGAATCGTCTCACAAGAAGGAAAGCCCGTCTCGAATTGTTGGGCGGGAATCTCGATATAGAGTGGGGTGACGACCACCATGTCTACATGACCGGTGGGGCGGTGACCGTTTTCAAAGGAGAGTGGTTGTTGTGA
- the queD gene encoding 6-carboxytetrahydropterin synthase QueD: MYYVRKRLEISASHQLRLSYESKCENLHGHNWIITVYCRAHELNSDGMVIDFSVIKHLVKEKLDHKNLNDILPFNPTAENIARWICEQVPGCYKVEVQESENNIACYEAD, translated from the coding sequence ATGTATTACGTCAGAAAACGCCTCGAAATAAGTGCCTCGCACCAACTGCGACTCTCCTACGAAAGCAAATGCGAGAATCTGCACGGCCACAACTGGATTATTACCGTATATTGCCGGGCCCACGAGTTGAACAGCGACGGCATGGTCATCGATTTCTCGGTAATAAAACACCTCGTCAAAGAAAAACTCGACCACAAGAATCTCAACGACATACTCCCGTTCAACCCCACGGCCGAAAATATCGCCCGATGGATTTGCGAGCAAGTGCCCGGCTGCTACAAGGTCGAAGTGCAGGAATCGGAAAACAACATAGCTTGCTATGAGGCGGATTAA
- a CDS encoding radical SAM protein, which translates to MRRINEIFYSLQGEGFWSGTPIIFIRFSGCNLQCDFCDTAHHTYTEMSDEAIIETIKKFPARRVCLTGGEPSLQIDSDLIDLLHRNGYLIHIETNGTRALPAGIDWITLSPKTPTVALDHADELKIVFTGEAVEPWLAFDATHHYLQPCSCRNTAEVVQYILNHPVWSLSLQTHKYIDIP; encoded by the coding sequence ATGAGGCGGATTAACGAAATATTCTACTCATTGCAGGGAGAAGGTTTTTGGAGTGGGACACCCATCATTTTTATCCGGTTTTCGGGGTGCAACCTGCAATGCGACTTCTGCGACACCGCGCACCACACCTACACCGAAATGAGCGACGAGGCCATCATTGAGACCATAAAAAAATTCCCGGCTCGCCGCGTATGCCTCACCGGCGGTGAACCGTCCCTGCAAATCGACAGCGACCTCATCGACCTGTTACATCGCAACGGATACCTCATACACATCGAGACAAACGGCACCCGTGCACTACCGGCCGGCATCGACTGGATTACCCTGAGTCCCAAAACGCCAACCGTGGCTCTCGACCACGCCGATGAATTGAAAATCGTTTTCACCGGCGAAGCGGTCGAGCCCTGGCTCGCCTTCGACGCCACACACCACTACCTGCAACCCTGTTCCTGCCGCAACACCGCCGAGGTCGTGCAATATATCCTCAATCACCCGGTTTGGTCGCTCAGTCTCCAAACCCACAAATACATCGACATACCCTGA